In the genome of Sphingopyxis sp. YF1, the window GCGCTGATCTTTGGCCTGTTCCTCACCAACCCCGCGCCGATCTGCGTCCTCGACGAGGTCGACGCGCCGCTCGACGATGCCAATATCGAGCGTTTCTGCGATCTGCTCGACCGGATGAGCCGCGAGACGAACACGCGGTATCTGATCGTCACCCACAATGCGGTGACGATGGCGCGCATGCACCGCCTGTTCGGGGTGACGATGATCGAAAAGGGCGTCAGCCGCCTCGTCTCGGTCGACCTCGGCGGGGCCGAGGAACTGCTCGCGGCGGAATAGCCCCGAAACGCGGTTCGGCCACGCGCGTGTCCTAGGGCGCGTTGCCCACCACCAGCATCGCCGCAAAGATGAGCAGCCCGGCAAAGCGATTGCTGCGGAACTTGGTGAGCGCATCAGCATCGTTCGCCGGGTCGAGCGTCACCACCTGTCCCGTCAGGTGCAGCGCGGCGGGGATCAGCGCGACGAACACCAGCGGATCGGGCCGCACGTTCCACAGCGCGCCCGCCCAGCAACCGAGCGCCACCGCATAGCAGAGGCCGACGCCCGCCTTGACGTGACGGCCCATCGCGCGCGCGCTCGATTTCACCCCGACCAGCGCGTCGTCCTCGATATCCTGCAGGGCATAGATGGTGTCGTAGCCTATCACCCACGCGATGCAGCCGGCATAGAGCAAGGGCAGCGCCGCCCCCGGCTCGGGTCCGACCGCCGCCCAGCCGACGAGCGCGCCCCAGCTGAAGACCAGCCCCAGCCACGCCTGCGGCCACCAGGTGATGCGCTTCATGAAGGGATAGGCGGCGACCAGCGCAAGGCTGAGCAGCGCGATCAGCTGCGCGCGCAGCGGCAACTGGATGAGGACGACCAGCCCGACGAGCGACAGCAGGATCGTCCACAGCCACGCGTTGCGCAGCGATACCGCCCCGCTCGCGACCGGTCGCGTCGCGGTACGCGCGACCCGGGCGTCGAGGTCGCGGTCGACGATGTCGTTATAGACGCAGCCCGCCCCGCGCATCGCGATCGCGCCGAGCAGCATCCACAGGAACAGCGGCCAGTGGCTGACCGCCCCGCCGGCGAGGGCGAGCGCCCAGGCGCAGGGCCAGTAGAGCAGCCACCAGCCGATCGGCCGGTCGAGGCGCGCGAGCAGCGCATAGGGTCGCGCTCCGGCGGGAAGCAGGGCGAGGAACCCCTGATGCTGGCTGTCGGGAGGATGGGTCGCGGTCATCGGCACGCGCGCCTTAGCAGCCGCAGCGCCCGCGATAAATGGCTGATTGGAGGTCGCGCATCCGCGCGCCGGTCAGGTGCAGCTCGCCTTGGTGCCGGGCCCGTAGACCTGCGTCATGTCGCGCGTCTCGCGCACGTTGAACGCCGCGGTCGAGCGGATCGTCCGCTTGCCCAGCCATTTGCCATAGAGCATCGGCTGATATTCATAGACGATCTCGACGAACATCACCGAGCTGCCCGCCGCCGCCTGCACCTCCTGGCCTTCCTTGCCCATGCCCGGGAAATCCTTGCCGGTCGCGCCGGTGCCCTCGACGCCATAGGCCGAGCTTTCCTTGAGGTCACCATAGCAGCGCTGCCAGTGGATCCATTGCCCGCCATCGCTGTTCCGCTCGAGGCTCGACAGGATGATCCGGCCATGCGCCTTGAAATCCATGTTACCGCCCTGCTTGTCGACCCCGGCAAGCACCTCGTTGATATCGGTCTCGCGGACCTGCGGCAGCGCGAGGCTGCTGCCCGCGGCGATGCGCGAGGCATTGTCGGCCGCGGCCA includes:
- the ubiA gene encoding 4-hydroxybenzoate octaprenyltransferase; the encoded protein is MTATHPPDSQHQGFLALLPAGARPYALLARLDRPIGWWLLYWPCAWALALAGGAVSHWPLFLWMLLGAIAMRGAGCVYNDIVDRDLDARVARTATRPVASGAVSLRNAWLWTILLSLVGLVVLIQLPLRAQLIALLSLALVAAYPFMKRITWWPQAWLGLVFSWGALVGWAAVGPEPGAALPLLYAGCIAWVIGYDTIYALQDIEDDALVGVKSSARAMGRHVKAGVGLCYAVALGCWAGALWNVRPDPLVFVALIPAALHLTGQVVTLDPANDADALTKFRSNRFAGLLIFAAMLVVGNAP